A section of the bacterium genome encodes:
- a CDS encoding ABC transporter permease subunit — MGRVSWAWVGVVPFFVFAIMFLIVPTGFLAVGGFRDSQGHFTLRNLVDLFEPTILSSYLISVKISAASAIGGAVVGFALAYAAVAGGLPAWVRPTLMTFSGVASNFAGVPLAFAFLATLGRTGLVTALLSQIFGFDLYSTGFNLLSFAGLALTYMYFQIPLMVLIIAPAIDGLKREWREASANLGASAWQYWRYIALPVLWPPLLGATLLLFANAFGAVATAYALTGSSLNIVTLVLYAQIRGDVLHNQNLGYALALGMIFMTGMSNAVYIWLRGRSERWLR, encoded by the coding sequence ATCGGCCGGGTGTCGTGGGCGTGGGTGGGTGTTGTTCCCTTCTTCGTCTTTGCGATCATGTTCCTGATCGTGCCCACCGGGTTCTTGGCGGTCGGCGGCTTTCGAGACAGCCAGGGCCATTTCACCCTCCGGAACCTCGTGGATTTGTTTGAACCGACCATCCTGAGCTCCTATCTGATCAGCGTCAAGATCAGCGCGGCCTCGGCGATCGGCGGGGCGGTTGTCGGCTTCGCCCTCGCCTATGCGGCCGTCGCGGGTGGCCTGCCCGCGTGGGTGCGGCCGACGCTCATGACGTTCTCGGGCGTCGCCTCGAACTTCGCCGGGGTCCCGCTCGCCTTTGCCTTCCTCGCCACGCTGGGACGCACCGGCCTGGTCACGGCACTGCTGAGCCAGATTTTCGGGTTCGATCTCTACAGTACGGGGTTCAACCTGCTGAGTTTCGCGGGCCTGGCGCTGACCTACATGTATTTTCAGATTCCGCTCATGGTCCTGATCATCGCCCCGGCGATCGACGGGCTGAAGCGGGAATGGCGCGAGGCCTCGGCCAATCTCGGCGCGAGCGCGTGGCAGTATTGGCGCTACATCGCGCTCCCGGTGTTGTGGCCGCCGTTGCTCGGAGCGACACTGCTCCTCTTCGCGAATGCATTTGGCGCGGTGGCCACGGCATACGCCCTGACCGGCAGCTCGCTGAACATCGTCACGCTCGTGTTGTACGCACAGATTCGCGGCGATGTGCTGCACAACCAGAACCTTGGCTACGCGCTCGCGTTGGGCATGATTTTCATGACGGGCATGTCGAACGCGGTGTATATCTGGCTGCGCGGGCGCAGCGAGCGGTGGCTGCGATGA
- a CDS encoding ABC transporter substrate-binding protein — MALVSVAAGQTGMSQLVAAAKQEGQLTVIALPHDWCGYGDVISAFKQKYGLTVNELNPDAGSGDEIEAIKANKGNKGPQAPDVIDVGLSFGPSAKAAGLLQPYKVSTWASIPNSQKDAAGYWYGDYYGVLAFEVNADMVKALPHDWSDLLKPQYKNAVALAGDPRSSNQAIQGVFAAGLSAAKGSVSAAAGAGLKFFADLNKRGNFVPVIGKAASLAQGATPVIIRWDYNALADRDTLKGNPKVQVIVPASGVVAGVYVQAISAYAPHPNAAKLWMEYLYSDAGQLGWLKGYCHPIRFQNLVSSGKVSADLMAKLPPAAGYAKAVFPTLAQQGAANQIITKQWDTVVGANVK; from the coding sequence ATGGCGCTTGTTTCAGTCGCGGCCGGACAGACAGGCATGAGCCAGCTCGTTGCGGCCGCCAAGCAGGAAGGTCAACTCACGGTGATCGCGCTGCCGCATGACTGGTGCGGGTACGGCGACGTCATCAGCGCCTTCAAACAGAAGTACGGGCTGACGGTGAATGAGCTCAACCCCGACGCCGGCTCGGGCGACGAAATCGAGGCCATCAAAGCCAACAAGGGCAACAAGGGCCCGCAGGCGCCGGACGTGATCGACGTGGGCTTGTCGTTCGGCCCGTCGGCGAAGGCGGCCGGGCTGCTCCAGCCCTACAAGGTTTCTACGTGGGCCTCGATCCCGAACTCGCAGAAGGACGCAGCAGGTTATTGGTACGGCGACTACTACGGCGTGCTGGCGTTCGAGGTCAACGCCGACATGGTGAAGGCACTCCCGCACGACTGGTCAGACCTGCTCAAGCCCCAGTACAAGAATGCGGTCGCGCTGGCCGGTGACCCGCGCTCCTCGAACCAGGCGATTCAAGGGGTGTTTGCGGCGGGCCTCTCGGCGGCGAAGGGCAGCGTGAGTGCGGCCGCGGGTGCCGGGTTGAAGTTCTTTGCCGATTTGAACAAGCGCGGTAACTTCGTCCCGGTCATCGGCAAAGCCGCCTCTCTCGCCCAGGGCGCCACGCCGGTCATCATCCGTTGGGACTACAACGCGCTCGCCGACCGCGACACGCTGAAAGGCAACCCGAAGGTCCAGGTCATTGTGCCCGCAAGCGGCGTCGTGGCCGGCGTGTACGTCCAGGCGATCAGCGCATACGCGCCGCATCCGAACGCAGCGAAGCTGTGGATGGAATACCTGTATTCGGACGCAGGCCAGCTGGGCTGGCTGAAGGGCTACTGCCACCCGATTCGCTTCCAGAACCTGGTGAGCAGCGGCAAGGTGTCGGCTGATCTGATGGCAAAACTCCCCCCTGCGGCAGGCTACGCCAAGGCGGTCTTCCCGACGCTCGCGCAGCAGGGCGCAGCGAATCAAATCATCACGAAGCAGTGGGACACCGTCGTCGGCGCGAACGTCAAGTAG